AGAGCGGGACGAGCACCCCGCGCAGCGCGTTCTCGACCAGGTCGGCGAGCGCGCGCCCGGCGTCGGTGACGTGGGCCAGCACGTGCCCGCGGGTCCAGCCGGGCAGTGGCGACGGCTCGCGCACCTGCTCGTCGGTCAGCGGTTCGAGGGCGCGGTGCAGCCGGCTGTGGGCCTCGGCGACCGCCGCCGCCGGGATCACTTGTCCAGCAGCAGGTGCACCGACAGTTCGAGGCGGTTGGCGACGTCGGCCGCCGACGCGCGGCGGGTCACCCACGCCACCAGGTTGGCCATCCAGACGTCCGCGACGACGTGGAAGATGTCGCGGTCGGCCTCGGTCGGCTCGGAGATGCCCATCGCCTGGGCGAACATGTTCTCCATCAGCCGCCCGACCTGCTCGACCTCGGCGGCGGCGGAGGTGTCGGCGAACATGAACGCGCGGACCATCGCCTCGGTCAGGTGCGGGTCGCGCTGCATCAGGCGGGTGTTGCGGCCGAGCACGAACATCAGCCGCTCGGCCGGCGTCTCGCCGGGGATGGCCTGGCGCTCCAGCTTTTCCTGCGCGCGTTCGAACTCGCGCGCGAGACCCGAGACCAGCAGGTGGATCTTCGACGGGAAGTACCGGTACAGCGTGCCGAGCGCG
This genomic window from Amycolatopsis mongoliensis contains:
- the kstR gene encoding cholesterol catabolism transcriptional regulator KstR, whose translation is MPMPGKAKAPAKARGNGLSAIGADELGSAAQRDRRRRIIDATLALASKGGYDAVQMRAVAEKADVALGTLYRYFPSKIHLLVSGLAREFERAQEKLERQAIPGETPAERLMFVLGRNTRLMQRDPHLTEAMVRAFMFADTSAAAEVEQVGRLMENMFAQAMGISEPTEADRDIFHVVADVWMANLVAWVTRRASAADVANRLELSVHLLLDK